One window of the Lusitaniella coriacea LEGE 07157 genome contains the following:
- a CDS encoding ribulose bisphosphate carboxylase small subunit has protein sequence MKTLPKEPRYETLSYLPPLTDQQIAKQIQYMLDQGFIPAIEFEKDPKPSDHHWTLWKLPLFNANTPQDVLNEVRECRQDYSDCYIRVVGFDNIKQCQTVSFIVYKPNVSRY, from the coding sequence ATGAAGACATTACCTAAAGAGCCTCGTTACGAAACCCTTTCTTATTTACCCCCCTTAACCGATCAGCAGATCGCCAAGCAGATTCAATATATGTTGGATCAAGGATTTATCCCTGCGATTGAGTTTGAAAAAGATCCCAAGCCGAGCGATCACCACTGGACGTTGTGGAAGTTGCCTTTGTTCAATGCGAATACCCCCCAAGATGTCCTCAATGAGGTTCGGGAGTGTCGTCAGGATTATTCCGATTGCTATATTCGCGTAGTTGGTTTCGACAACATTAAGCAGTGCCAAACGGTCAGTTTTATTGTTTACAAGCCTAATGTGAGTCGCTACTAA
- a CDS encoding form I ribulose bisphosphate carboxylase large subunit produces the protein MVQTKSSAGFKAGVQDYRLTYYMPDYTPRDTDLLACFRMTPQPGVPPEEAAAAVAAESSTGTWTTVWTDGLTDLDRYKGRCYDIESVPGEDNQYFCFVAYPLDLFEEGSVTNILTSLVGNVFGFKALRALRLEDIRVPVALIKTFQGPPHGISVERDKLNKYGRPLLGCTIKPKLGLSAKNYGRAVYECLRGGLDFTKDDENINSQPFMRWRDRFLFVQEAIEKAQAETNEIKGHYLNVTAATAEEAMHRAAFAKEIGSPIIMHDFITGGFTVNTSLAKYCRDNGLLLHIHRAMHAVIDRQRNHGIHFRVLAKCLRLSGGDHLHSGTVVGKLEGERGITMGFVDLMREDYVEEDRDRGIFFSQDYASLPGTMPVASGGIHVWHMPALVEIFGDDSCLQFGGGTLGHPWGNAPGATANRVALEACVQARNEGRNLAREGNDVIREACRWSPELAAACELWKEITFEFEAMDTI, from the coding sequence ATGGTACAAACGAAATCGTCCGCAGGGTTTAAGGCAGGGGTACAAGATTACCGCCTGACCTACTATATGCCGGATTATACGCCCAGAGACACAGATCTGCTGGCTTGTTTTCGGATGACTCCCCAACCCGGCGTACCGCCAGAAGAGGCTGCTGCTGCTGTTGCGGCAGAGTCCTCCACCGGAACTTGGACAACGGTGTGGACAGATGGACTCACCGACCTAGATCGTTATAAAGGTCGTTGTTATGACATCGAATCCGTTCCCGGTGAAGATAATCAATATTTTTGCTTCGTTGCTTATCCTTTAGATTTATTTGAAGAAGGTTCGGTCACAAACATTCTGACCTCTTTAGTCGGTAACGTTTTTGGCTTCAAAGCTTTAAGAGCGTTGCGTCTAGAAGATATCCGCGTTCCTGTTGCACTGATCAAAACTTTCCAAGGACCGCCTCATGGAATTTCCGTCGAGCGGGATAAGTTAAACAAATATGGTCGTCCCCTGCTCGGTTGTACGATTAAGCCGAAATTGGGTCTATCCGCAAAGAACTACGGACGTGCGGTGTACGAGTGCTTGCGCGGTGGTTTGGACTTCACCAAAGATGATGAAAATATCAACTCCCAGCCATTCATGCGCTGGCGCGATCGCTTCCTCTTCGTGCAAGAGGCGATTGAAAAGGCTCAAGCAGAAACCAATGAAATTAAAGGTCACTATCTCAATGTGACGGCTGCAACCGCAGAAGAAGCAATGCACCGGGCTGCATTCGCCAAAGAAATTGGCTCTCCCATCATCATGCACGACTTCATCACTGGCGGCTTTACCGTTAACACATCCTTAGCGAAATACTGCCGCGATAATGGTTTATTGCTGCACATTCACCGGGCGATGCACGCGGTGATTGACCGTCAGCGCAACCACGGTATTCACTTCCGCGTCCTTGCGAAGTGCCTGCGCTTGTCTGGGGGCGATCACCTGCACTCTGGAACTGTTGTGGGTAAATTGGAAGGGGAACGGGGCATCACGATGGGCTTCGTTGACCTGATGCGCGAAGACTATGTGGAAGAAGATCGCGATCGCGGAATTTTCTTCTCCCAAGACTACGCTTCCCTCCCCGGCACAATGCCCGTTGCTTCCGGCGGTATCCACGTCTGGCATATGCCGGCATTGGTGGAAATCTTCGGCGACGATTCCTGCTTGCAGTTTGGTGGTGGAACCTTGGGACACCCCTGGGGGAATGCACCGGGTGCAACCGCAAACCGTGTGGCTCTCGAAGCTTGCGTTCAAGCCCGTAACGAAGGTCGTAACTTGGCTCGCGAAGGGAACGACGTGATCCGCGAAGCTTGCCGTTGGAGTCCTGAATTGGCTGCGGCTTGCGAACTTTGGAAGGAAATCACGTTCGAGTTTGAGGCAATGGATACCATCTAG
- a CDS encoding GNAT family N-acetyltransferase, whose protein sequence is MKTLTARSYQDERDLDAIANLINLCNTVDELEQGTSSNELHQSFTNPSFNPQQDTRIWEDETGQIIGYCNIYISEASNDPKDDADFNFYVRPTAQGGTLERDIFAWVEARAEEVRRERQKTINLVATARSDRAERIALLKRQGFQPWRYFFRMARSLAEPIPEPQFPQGFILRNPNPKIDAPAWVEMFNQTFIDHWNHHDLTLEQLNHELKNPNYNSQLDFVAISPENTFTAFCYCHINPEENTRSGRNEGWIGALGVRRGFRKQGLGRAMLLVGLHALKTAEVETAKLGVDADNPNGALQLYKSVGFHQLQTNIVYRKNLT, encoded by the coding sequence ATGAAAACCTTAACTGCCAGGTCATACCAAGACGAACGAGATTTGGACGCGATCGCGAACCTCATCAATCTTTGCAATACTGTTGATGAATTGGAGCAAGGAACCTCCTCCAACGAACTCCACCAAAGCTTTACGAACCCCTCCTTCAATCCCCAACAAGACACGCGCATCTGGGAAGACGAAACGGGTCAAATCATCGGCTATTGCAATATTTACATTTCTGAAGCCAGCAACGATCCAAAGGACGATGCTGATTTTAACTTCTACGTTCGCCCAACCGCGCAAGGTGGAACCCTAGAACGGGATATCTTCGCTTGGGTAGAAGCGCGTGCAGAAGAAGTACGCCGAGAGCGTCAAAAGACCATTAATCTCGTGGCTACCGCGCGTTCCGATCGCGCCGAACGCATTGCACTGCTCAAACGCCAGGGATTCCAACCCTGGCGCTACTTTTTCCGGATGGCGCGATCGCTCGCCGAACCCATCCCCGAACCCCAATTTCCTCAAGGGTTTATCCTGCGCAATCCCAACCCCAAAATCGATGCACCCGCATGGGTGGAAATGTTCAACCAAACCTTCATCGATCATTGGAATCACCACGACCTTACCCTAGAGCAACTCAACCACGAACTCAAAAACCCCAACTACAATTCCCAGTTGGATTTCGTCGCCATCTCACCAGAAAACACCTTCACCGCATTCTGTTATTGCCATATCAATCCCGAAGAAAATACTCGAAGCGGGCGTAATGAAGGCTGGATTGGCGCTCTAGGAGTGCGGCGCGGTTTCCGCAAACAGGGATTGGGACGTGCCATGTTGCTTGTGGGTTTGCACGCCTTAAAAACCGCCGAGGTAGAAACCGCAAAACTAGGCGTTGATGCAGACAACCCCAACGGCGCACTGCAACTTTACAAATCGGTGGGTTTCCACCAACTTCAAACCAACATTGTTTATCGTAAAAATCTGACTTAA
- a CDS encoding ribulose bisphosphate carboxylase small subunit — protein MAIRTNAAPPTPWSRNLAEPKIDKSSYVHSFSKIIGDVWVGANVLVAPGASIRADEGFPFYIGDGTNIQDGVVVHGLEQGRVIGDDGKSYSAWIGKNTCITHMALIHGPVYIGDDCFIGFRSTVFNARVGRGCIVMMHALIQDVEIPPGKYVPSGSVIVNQQQADRLPEVQDADRQFAHHVVEINEALRAGYRCAEDPACILPLQGKQKRPSKGSSNGNGVKRDSAFVGSMNLNTETVDRVRSLLRQGYKVGTEYAGTRRFKTGSWLTGPAFDSKRENQVLAELESYLSEHQGEYVRLIGIDTKAKSRVSETIIQSPNSQSNGHGGGNRKSSNGSSRHKSQSYSTRNASVSSGLNSEVVEQVRSLLHQGHKIGMEHANARRFKTRSWQVCPIIDSQSEGQVLTAIEACLAKHRGEYVRLIGIDSQAKRRLLETVIQRPGDRATSSASSYNGSSNAANAGSTYSDGGLNGEIVEQVRSLLRQGNKIGMEHANARRFKTRSWQVCPIVDSQSEGQVLTAIEACLAEHRGEYVRLIGIDSQAKRRVLETVIQRPDESNRRETNAKTSSSSKSNKGFGKAATNYQSSRKQSSAHTSLSSEVVEQVRSLLRQGHKIGTEHANKRRFKTRSWQVCSPIDSEREAEVLSGLEACLQEHQGEYVRLLGIDPKAKRRVLETLIQRP, from the coding sequence ATGGCGATCCGCACAAATGCGGCTCCCCCGACTCCTTGGTCGAGAAATTTGGCCGAACCGAAAATTGACAAATCATCTTACGTCCATTCGTTTTCCAAGATTATTGGGGACGTTTGGGTAGGAGCTAATGTTTTAGTGGCTCCGGGTGCTTCTATTAGAGCAGATGAGGGATTTCCCTTTTATATTGGTGACGGCACGAATATCCAAGATGGGGTAGTCGTTCATGGCTTAGAACAAGGACGAGTCATTGGCGATGACGGTAAGAGCTATTCTGCATGGATAGGTAAGAATACTTGCATTACCCACATGGCACTAATCCACGGTCCAGTTTATATCGGGGATGATTGCTTTATCGGCTTTCGCTCGACAGTGTTTAATGCTAGAGTGGGTCGCGGCTGTATTGTTATGATGCACGCTTTGATCCAGGACGTGGAAATTCCCCCTGGCAAGTACGTGCCATCTGGCTCTGTGATAGTCAATCAGCAACAAGCCGACCGCTTACCTGAGGTGCAAGATGCCGATCGGCAATTTGCACATCACGTTGTAGAAATTAACGAAGCTCTACGAGCTGGGTATCGCTGTGCGGAAGACCCTGCTTGTATTCTTCCTTTGCAAGGAAAGCAAAAACGCCCCTCGAAGGGTTCGAGTAATGGTAATGGTGTTAAACGCGATAGCGCGTTTGTAGGTAGTATGAATCTCAATACAGAAACAGTCGATCGCGTCAGATCGCTCCTCAGACAAGGATACAAGGTTGGAACAGAATATGCAGGTACGCGCCGTTTCAAAACGGGTTCTTGGCTAACTGGACCTGCTTTTGACAGCAAACGAGAAAATCAAGTTCTCGCAGAATTAGAGTCTTATCTCTCAGAACATCAAGGGGAATACGTCCGCCTGATTGGTATCGACACCAAGGCGAAAAGTCGGGTTTCAGAAACGATTATTCAATCCCCAAATTCCCAATCTAACGGTCATGGGGGCGGAAACAGAAAGAGTTCAAACGGTTCGAGCCGTCATAAAAGTCAATCCTATTCCACCCGTAATGCTTCAGTTAGTAGCGGTTTGAATTCCGAAGTGGTCGAGCAGGTGCGCTCGCTGCTGCACCAAGGTCATAAAATTGGCATGGAACACGCGAATGCGCGACGCTTCAAGACTCGCTCTTGGCAGGTGTGTCCGATTATTGACAGCCAAAGCGAAGGTCAAGTTCTCACCGCTATCGAAGCCTGTTTGGCGAAGCACCGAGGGGAATACGTGCGACTGATTGGCATCGACTCTCAAGCCAAGCGCCGCTTGCTAGAAACCGTTATTCAGCGTCCCGGCGATCGCGCGACAAGTTCCGCCTCTAGCTATAACGGATCGAGTAATGCTGCAAACGCGGGAAGCACCTATTCTGATGGCGGTTTGAACGGAGAAATTGTGGAGCAGGTACGCTCGCTGCTGCGCCAAGGCAATAAAATTGGCATGGAACACGCGAATGCGCGGCGCTTCAAGACTCGCTCTTGGCAGGTGTGTCCGATTGTTGACAGCCAAAGCGAAGGTCAAGTTCTCACCGCTATTGAAGCCTGTTTGGCAGAACATCGAGGGGAATACGTGCGACTGATTGGCATCGACTCTCAAGCCAAGCGCCGCGTACTAGAAACTGTGATTCAGCGTCCTGACGAGTCAAACCGACGGGAGACTAATGCGAAGACATCCTCTTCTAGCAAGAGCAATAAAGGGTTTGGCAAAGCCGCAACAAACTATCAAAGTTCGCGAAAACAGTCGTCGGCGCATACGAGTTTGAGTTCGGAAGTGGTGGAGCAGGTACGCTCGCTACTGCGCCAGGGTCATAAAATTGGCACGGAACACGCAAATAAGCGACGCTTTAAGACTCGTTCTTGGCAAGTTTGTTCTCCGATTGACTCAGAACGAGAAGCGGAAGTTTTGTCAGGGCTGGAAGCTTGTCTGCAAGAGCATCAGGGAGAGTATGTGCGCCTGCTGGGTATCGATCCAAAAGCCAAGCGTCGGGTACTAGAAACGCTGATTCAGCGACCTTGA
- a CDS encoding chaperonin family protein RbcX, which translates to MDSKQIARDTAKALTNYLTYQAVKLIAHQLMETNPGESIWLRTYSAGKLEDGEVYIQGLMLERKDLVLRILTVREHLAETVLDFLPEMVKAGIHQSNIAHRRQLLERLTQAQPSSSESSTSETPSDVDDPKIPEE; encoded by the coding sequence ATGGATTCAAAACAGATTGCTCGAGATACAGCGAAAGCGTTAACAAATTACCTGACCTATCAAGCTGTAAAGTTGATTGCCCATCAACTAATGGAAACGAATCCCGGCGAATCCATCTGGTTGAGAACCTATTCTGCCGGCAAACTTGAAGATGGAGAGGTCTATATTCAGGGGTTGATGTTGGAGAGGAAAGATTTAGTACTGCGTATTCTCACAGTGCGCGAGCATCTTGCAGAAACCGTATTAGACTTTCTCCCGGAGATGGTCAAGGCTGGGATTCATCAGTCGAATATTGCCCATCGCCGTCAACTTTTAGAACGCCTCACCCAAGCTCAACCTTCAAGTTCAGAGTCATCAACATCCGAAACCCCTTCAGATGTTGATGATCCTAAGATTCCAGAGGAGTAG
- a CDS encoding LbetaH domain-containing protein gives MPLQPLQFFDPPRVQVSGDVSIHPDAAIAPGVVFLAPPNSRIIIAGGACIGMGVILHANGGAIEIEAGASLGTGVLMVGAGKIGANACIGSSTTIFNASVSPMQVVPPGSLIGDSSRSATSQTESPEESQNSNHAPSQNSHPPSDAIAQEESTAVEEEKTNDEELEEKVDPKPPGTPVYGQVRVNQLLFSLFPQRSSETEK, from the coding sequence ATGCCTTTGCAGCCATTGCAGTTTTTCGATCCTCCTCGCGTTCAGGTTAGCGGCGATGTGAGCATTCATCCTGATGCCGCGATCGCGCCCGGTGTTGTTTTTCTCGCCCCACCCAATAGTCGCATTATTATTGCAGGCGGGGCGTGTATTGGAATGGGTGTTATTCTTCATGCCAATGGCGGCGCGATCGAAATTGAAGCGGGTGCGAGTTTGGGGACTGGCGTTTTGATGGTGGGTGCGGGAAAAATTGGCGCAAATGCTTGTATTGGCAGTTCGACGACCATTTTCAATGCATCTGTATCGCCCATGCAAGTGGTTCCCCCCGGTTCGCTGATTGGCGATAGTTCGAGAAGTGCAACATCTCAAACTGAGTCTCCAGAGGAATCCCAAAACTCCAATCATGCGCCATCCCAGAATTCTCATCCTCCCTCTGACGCGATCGCGCAAGAAGAATCAACGGCAGTGGAAGAAGAGAAGACTAACGACGAAGAGTTAGAGGAAAAGGTAGACCCAAAACCACCCGGCACGCCAGTTTACGGTCAAGTTCGAGTTAATCAGCTCTTATTTTCCCTTTTTCCTCAACGTTCGTCAGAAACAGAGAAGTAA
- a CDS encoding carbon dioxide-concentrating mechanism protein CcmK, with protein sequence MPIAVGMIETLGFPAIVEAADAMVKAARVTLVGYEKIGTGRVTVIVRGDVSEVQASVSAGIENAERVSGGEVLSHHIIARPHENLEYVLPIRYTEEVEQFRTY encoded by the coding sequence ATGCCAATTGCAGTAGGAATGATTGAAACCCTCGGCTTCCCAGCAATCGTGGAAGCAGCGGATGCGATGGTCAAAGCCGCGCGCGTGACCCTCGTCGGTTACGAAAAAATCGGTACGGGGCGCGTCACCGTTATCGTCCGGGGCGACGTTTCTGAGGTACAAGCCTCAGTGTCCGCCGGAATTGAAAATGCAGAACGAGTCAGTGGAGGAGAAGTTCTCTCCCACCACATTATTGCTCGTCCCCACGAGAACTTGGAATACGTTCTCCCCATTCGCTATACCGAAGAAGTAGAGCAGTTCCGAACCTATTAG
- a CDS encoding carbon dioxide-concentrating mechanism protein CcmK, translating to MSIAVGMVETLGFPAIVEAADAMVKAARVTLVGYEKIGTGRVTVIVRGDVSEVQASVSAGIENVKRVSGGQVLSHHIIARPHENLEYVLPIRYTEAVEQFRESVNPRPIQRR from the coding sequence ATGTCAATTGCAGTTGGAATGGTAGAAACCCTGGGATTTCCAGCAATCGTAGAAGCAGCGGATGCGATGGTTAAAGCCGCGCGTGTGACCCTCGTCGGTTACGAAAAAATCGGTACGGGGCGCGTCACCGTTATTGTCCGGGGCGACGTTTCTGAGGTACAAGCCTCAGTGTCCGCCGGAATTGAAAATGTAAAGCGAGTCAGTGGCGGACAAGTTCTCTCCCACCACATCATTGCTCGTCCCCACGAGAACCTGGAATACGTTCTCCCCATTCGCTATACCGAAGCCGTCGAACAGTTCCGCGAGAGCGTCAACCCCAGACCCATTCAACGGCGATAA
- a CDS encoding EutN/CcmL family microcompartment protein, producing MQIAIARGTVVSSQKLPSMTGVKLLLVQFVDEQGQPIPRYEVAADRVGAGLDEWVLISRRAIAPHPEGSEHRPIDAMVIGIIDTVSVDNGLLYSKKEEYRYR from the coding sequence ATGCAGATTGCAATCGCGCGCGGTACCGTCGTCAGCAGCCAAAAACTTCCAAGCATGACAGGGGTTAAACTTCTTCTTGTGCAGTTTGTTGACGAACAAGGACAACCCATACCTCGGTATGAAGTAGCAGCAGATCGGGTGGGGGCAGGTCTAGACGAGTGGGTTCTCATCAGCCGCCGTGCGATTGCACCTCACCCCGAAGGAAGCGAACACCGTCCCATTGATGCAATGGTGATTGGGATTATTGATACTGTATCGGTTGACAATGGTCTGCTCTACAGCAAGAAAGAAGAATATCGCTATCGTTGA
- a CDS encoding amidase: MLHLKKNVAVEQTTPTAFSIFISKVAKTNTTPKFQLSEATIVDLNCAFEQGILTAEQLVEQYMNRIKTYDKSGLLPLNSIIQLNPNALEIAQNLDRERQISGARSALHGIPIIVKDNYNTFDLPTTAGSRALARSIPPEDSFIVKKLRSAGAIILAKANMAEFAWTPNQTVSSILGTTRNPYDLSRVPAGSSGGTAAAIAANFGTVGLGTDTGNSIRGPAAHTALVGLRPTMGLTSRNGIVPLFLNRDVGGPMTRTVEDAAIVLNAIAGYDPKDPQTAVIQGVTLPDYTRFLDREGLRGARIGVVENFVNPTGDSVSIDSPDPEVLALMDRAIGTLMCQGATVKSVRLPEFSLSLLKVWTGSNTFAHDMNQYLQALGADAPMKSVEDIIAFGQCDPSVRDLLDSSVEIGDIPPESRGDFLTGEAAREIIRQAIVSVMDAGEYDALIYPTWNRPPRRIGDLSSPTGNNNFQLSPRTGFPEITVPMGFVANGTLPSGLQFFGRPFDEPMLFKLAYAYEKATQHRRPPQGFSALAGEGVESDTEMW; encoded by the coding sequence ATGTTACACCTCAAAAAAAATGTTGCTGTGGAGCAAACGACTCCAACAGCATTTTCAATCTTTATATCAAAGGTTGCTAAAACTAATACCACCCCAAAATTTCAATTATCAGAGGCAACAATTGTCGATCTGAATTGTGCTTTCGAGCAAGGTATTTTAACTGCCGAGCAACTGGTTGAGCAATATATGAACCGCATTAAAACTTACGACAAAAGCGGTTTGTTGCCTCTTAATTCTATTATTCAGCTCAACCCAAATGCCTTAGAAATCGCGCAAAATCTCGACCGAGAGCGGCAAATATCGGGGGCGAGAAGTGCTTTACACGGCATTCCCATTATTGTAAAAGATAACTACAATACTTTCGATCTTCCAACAACAGCAGGCTCGCGCGCATTAGCCCGTTCTATTCCACCGGAAGATTCTTTCATTGTCAAAAAGCTACGTTCGGCAGGAGCAATTATCCTGGCGAAGGCAAACATGGCTGAGTTTGCTTGGACTCCTAATCAAACGGTGAGTTCCATTCTCGGTACGACGCGCAATCCCTACGATTTAAGTCGAGTTCCGGCAGGTTCGAGTGGCGGAACCGCAGCCGCGATCGCGGCAAACTTTGGTACGGTTGGTTTGGGAACGGATACGGGAAATTCGATTCGCGGCCCGGCTGCTCATACCGCATTGGTGGGACTCAGACCGACAATGGGTTTGACAAGTCGCAATGGCATTGTTCCTCTGTTTTTGAATCGGGATGTCGGCGGACCAATGACGAGGACGGTGGAAGATGCCGCAATTGTTCTTAACGCGATCGCGGGGTACGATCCTAAAGACCCTCAAACCGCAGTTATTCAAGGGGTAACCCTACCAGACTATACTCGATTTCTCGATCGCGAAGGATTGCGCGGGGCGCGGATTGGGGTTGTTGAAAATTTTGTTAATCCTACTGGGGACAGCGTATCGATCGATTCTCCAGACCCAGAAGTTCTCGCCTTGATGGATCGTGCAATTGGAACTTTAATGTGCCAAGGTGCAACGGTTAAGTCGGTTCGTCTTCCTGAATTCTCCTTATCGCTGTTGAAGGTTTGGACGGGTTCTAATACTTTTGCCCACGATATGAATCAATACTTGCAAGCTTTGGGTGCGGACGCGCCAATGAAGTCTGTAGAAGATATTATTGCTTTCGGTCAATGCGACCCGTCCGTTCGGGATTTGCTGGATTCATCTGTGGAAATTGGGGATATTCCTCCAGAAAGCAGAGGGGATTTTTTAACGGGAGAGGCGGCACGAGAAATTATTCGCCAAGCGATTGTCTCGGTCATGGATGCGGGGGAATACGATGCCTTAATTTACCCCACTTGGAATCGTCCTCCTCGTCGGATTGGAGATTTGAGCAGTCCAACGGGAAACAATAATTTCCAGCTTTCACCACGAACGGGTTTTCCTGAAATCACGGTGCCAATGGGATTTGTGGCAAATGGAACGCTGCCATCGGGTCTTCAGTTTTTTGGGCGACCTTTTGACGAACCAATGCTGTTCAAACTCGCTTATGCTTACGAGAAAGCGACGCAACACCGACGACCTCCTCAAGGTTTTTCCGCACTGGCTGGGGAGGGGGTTGAGAGTGACACGGAGATGTGGTAA